A single window of Dermochelys coriacea isolate rDerCor1 chromosome 14, rDerCor1.pri.v4, whole genome shotgun sequence DNA harbors:
- the LOC119842468 gene encoding LOW QUALITY PROTEIN: zinc finger protein 260-like (The sequence of the model RefSeq protein was modified relative to this genomic sequence to represent the inferred CDS: substituted 1 base at 1 genomic stop codon): MEPGEEPGPLDAEEGEIVTGTCTEDGMVKIKEENCLEEAKSHLSLLGMLAGKVSLSPERVAACDSQCISDSQEKIPGETSQGKATSTGRALRKTKNNKAHQRINTAEKPYNCPQCGQSFNVSSDLAVHQTIHADERPYKCMECGEIFNWKSILVTHQRIHTGEKPYKCHDCGKSFRQNSTLRTHEKIHRAEKPYECPXCGKNFQVRSYLLTHERTHSIDKPFKCSDCGKSFCASSDLMKHQRIHTGERPYKCPDCGKSFNDCSAFIKHKKIHVAEKPYNCIDCGKSFHVISALTVHQAIHSGERPYKCPDCGKSFILRSCLIRHQRIHSGAKPYTCPDCGKSFRLSSTLCTHRKIHTSEKPYECLKCGKRFRVSSYLLTHERIHTVDKPYKCSDCGKSFNARSYLIKHQRIHKGERPFKCLECGKSFNHRSTLITHQRIHTGEKPYKCPNCGKSFSVNSDLIVHQRLHTGERPYKCLDCGKTFRVSSHLTRHQRSHTGERPYKCLVCGENFSDCSGLIKHRRNHTGEEPYKCPECGKNFSVNSALIVHQRTHTGERPYKCLVCGKSFSDCSGFIKHRRIHTEEKPYKCPECGKSFSDSSSLIKHKTIHTGEKIYKCPECGKSFSHSSALLKHQRIHTGERPFKCLECEKRFTDSSALRRHWRIHSEDRPYKCPDCGERFSVTSGLIRHQKIHTEERPFKCSECGKSFQSNSLLKTHQRIHTGEKPYKCPKCGKSFRQSSHLIRHQNVHME; encoded by the coding sequence AGGATGGGATGGTGAAGATAAAGGAGGAGAATTGTCTGGAGGAAGCAAAATCTCATTTGAGTTTATTGGGAATGTTGGCGGGGAAAGTTTCCTTGAGTCCTGAGCGGGTGGCAGCATGTGACTCTCAATGCATATCAGACagtcaggaaaaaattcctggaGAGACATCACAGGGTAAAGCCACTTCCACTGGCAGAGCTCTCAGGAAAACTAAAAATAACAAAGCCCATCAGAGAATTAACACTGCAGAGAAACCTTATAACTGCCCTCAGTGTGGCCAAAGCTTCAATGTGAGCTCAGACCTTGCTGTGCATCAGACAATCCACGCTGatgagagaccctataaatgcatGGAATGCGGGGAAATCTTCAATTGGAAATCAATCCTTGTTActcaccagagaatccacactggagagaagcCTTATAAGTGCcatgactgtgggaaaagcttccgtCAGAACTCAACACTTAGGACACATGAGAAAATCCACAGGGCAGAGAAACCCTATGAGTGCCCATAATGTGGGAAAAACTTCCAAGTGCGCTCCTACCTTCTTACACACGAGAGGACCCACTCTATAGATAAACCCTTTAAATGCTccgactgtgggaaaagcttctgtGCAAGCTCTGATCTTAtgaaacatcagagaatccacacaggagagagaccctataaatgccccgactgtgggaaaagtttcaatgACTGCTCAGCCTTTATAAAACACAAGAAAATCCATGTGGCAGAGAAGCCCTATAACTGtattgactgtgggaaaagcttccatGTTATTTCAGCCCTTACTGTACATCAGGCAATCCActcgggagagagaccctacaagtgtcctgactgtgggaaaagcttcatccTGCGCTCATgccttattagacatcagagaatccactcTGGTGCTAAACCTTATACATGCcccgactgtgggaaaagctttcgTCTGAGCTCAACCCTTTGTACGCATCGGAAAATCCATACATCAGAGAAACCCTATGAGTGCCTCAAATGTGGGAAAAGATTCCGAGTGAGCTCCTACCTTCTTACGCATGAGAGGATTCATACTGTAGATAAACCTTATAAATGctctgactgtgggaaaagcttcaatgcGAGGTCCTACCTTATCAAACATCAAAGAATCCACAAGGGAGAGAGACCCTTTAAATGCCTTGaatgcgggaaaagcttcaatcacaGATCAACTCTTATCacccatcagagaatccacactggagagaagcCCTATAAATGTCCCaattgtgggaaaagcttcagtgtgAACTCAGACCTCATTGTACATCAGAGACTCCACACGGGagaaagaccctataaatgccttgactgtgggaaaactttccgTGTGAGCTCACATCTTACTAGACATCAGAGAAGCCACACTGgtgagagaccctataaatgcctggTCTGTGGGGAAAACTTCAGTGACTGCTCAGGACTTATTAAACATAGGAGAAACCACACAGGAGAAGAACCTTATAAAtgccctgagtgtgggaaaaactttaGTGTGAATTCAGCCCTTATTGTACATCAAAGAActcacacgggagagagaccctataaatgccttgtctgtgggaaaagcttcagtgacTGCTCAGGATTCATTAAACACAGGAGAATCCACACAGAAGAGAAACCTTATAAATGTcctgaatgtgggaaaagcttcagtgacAGTTCAAGCCTTATTAAACATAAgacaatccacacaggagagaaaatcTATAAATGCcctgaatgtgggaaaagctttagtcaTAGCTCAGCCCTTTTGAAACACCAAagaatccatacaggagagagaccctttaAATGCCTTGAATGTGAGAAAAGGTTCACTGACAGCTCAGCCCTTAGGAGACACTGGCGAATCCACTCAGAAGACAGGCCCTATAAATGCCCCGACTGTGGGGAACGATTCAGTGTGACCTCAGGCCTTATTAGGCACCAGAAAATCCACACTGAGGAGAGACCTTTTAAATgtagtgagtgtgggaaaagcttccagTCAAACTCACTTCTTAAAACACATCAGAGGATCCATACAGGAGAAAAACCATATAAATGCCCcaagtgtgggaaaagcttccgtCAGAGCTCCCATCTTATAAGGCATCAGAATGTACATATGGAATAG